One Solanum lycopersicum chromosome 2, SLM_r2.1 genomic region harbors:
- the LOC138342169 gene encoding uncharacterized protein, whose protein sequence is MPESHLRRRRSPPEERLREIEVLIYSAEGLKNVKHLTRMRTYAEVYVVKDVHVAKTKIAEHTGDGDDGTNPIWNQVVKVKFHEKLPENDIMAALNVDIYAHGHIREKPVGSARVLLSDVLKDTKSPESEMLENNPIQFMTVLVWRPSGRPQGVLNLWVPPTGRFLVPLTSLSFSLRGRDGEEDQVVTVETPAVESSSEV, encoded by the coding sequence ATGCCTGAATCTCATTTACGCCGGCGGAGGTCACCACCGGAGGAGCGGCTTAGGGAGATAGAAGTTCTCATATACTCAGCAGAAGGCCTGAAGAACGTGAAGCACTTGACCAGGATGAGAACCTACGCCGAGGTCTACGTGGTGAAAGACGTCCACGTGGCAAAAACCAAAATAGCGGAGCACACCGGCGACGGAGACGACGGGACCAATCCAATATGGAACCAGGTGGTGAAGGTGAAATTTCACGAAAAGCTGCCGGAAAATGACATCATGGCGGCGTTAAACGTGGATATTTACGCTCACGGACACATTCGAGAGAAACCGGTGGGGAGCGCTCGAGTTTTGCTCTCCGATGTGTTGAAGGATACTAAATCGCCGGAATCGGAGATGCTGGAGAATAATCCGATCCAGTTTATGACAGTGTTAGTTTGGAGACCTTCTGGTAGGCCACAAGGTGTGCTCAACCTGTGGGTCCCACCTACAGGGCGGTTCCTGGTTCCGTTGACTTCGTTGTCGTTTAGCTTGAGGGGAAGAGACGGCGAAGAGGATCAGGTGGTAACGGTGGAAACGCCGGCGGTGGAGAGTAGCAGTGAGGTGTAA
- the LOC101243856 gene encoding pentatricopeptide repeat-containing protein At3g20730 produces MMNRTYRNVVNWLSPIPKFRPLKSSIESLCNAKRLTEALRLAFDNPIEADYTIYSNIIQLCIDLKAHKQGRLVHSHIITTGFPSNVHLGTKLIIFYTMSCDMVSARKMFDKLPERNVVSWTALLSGYSQNGDSQEALNVFVAMHREGVRANQFTYGSVLRACTSMSCIYLGKQIQGCIQKSRFVDNLYVQSALVDFNSKCGEMEDAFCVFELMAERDLVSWNVMISGYAFRGYNIDAFLLFRWMFRQGILPDCFTLGSVLKASVGGGNCGGLAKISMIHGCIIRLGYGSYSIISGALVDAYVKCGNLANASYIYKKMQNKDRISCTALITGYAREGKNINECLELFCQLHRNHREIDSIILCSMINICANTASLSLGRQLHAIAIKYQSTLDVAMSNVLVDMYAKTGEIEDANNVFQHMTKKNVISWTSMISAYGVHGRGVDAVSYFKKMEREGFEPNDITFLSLLFACSHNGLTAEGWECFSEMVRKYKIVPRDEHYSCLVDIFARSGCLNESYDLICRMNIKPSASLWGSVLGACSIYSNMDLGKVAARHLCNIEPTNAVGYVVLASMYSAAGLWDSAWKERDVVQTRRLPKDPGYSLFHSGNDMVALLPTG; encoded by the coding sequence ATGATGAATCGAACGTATAGAAATGTAGTGAACTGGCTTAGCCCAATCCCTAAATTCCGTCCCCTGAAATCATCCATTGAATCGCTCTGTAATGCCAAAAGGCTTACGGAAGCTCTAAGGCTTGCTTTTGACAACCCTATCGAAGCAGACTATACTATTTACTCAAATATAATTCAGCTTTGCATTGACCTGAAGGCTCATAAGCAGGGTCGTTTGGTTCACTCCCATATTATAACTACTGGGTTTCCTTCAAATGTTCATTTGGGAACCAAGTTGATCATTTTCTACACAATGTCTTGTGACATGGTGTCCGCCCGCAAGATGTTTGATAAATTGCCTGAAAGGAATGTGGTTTCATGGACTGCACTCTTATCTGGGTACTCTCAGAATGGGGATTCACAAGAAGCCCTTAATGTGTTTGTTGCTATGCATAGGGAAGGGGTGAGGGCAAATCAGTTTACTTATGGAAGTGTTTTGAGGGCATGCACGAGTATGTCATGTATATATTTAGGAAAACAAATACAAGGGTGCATTCAGAAGAGTAGGTTTGTGGATAATTTATATGTACAGAGTGCGTTGGTTGATTTTAATTCCAAGTGCGGCGAAATGGAGGATGCTTTTTGTGTTTTTGAGTTAATGGCAGAGAGAGATTTGGTTTCTTGGAATGTCATGATTTCTGGATATGCTTTTCGAGGTTATAACATTGATGCATTTCTGCTGTTCCGTTGGATGTTCAGACAAGGTATACTTCCCGATTGCTTCACATTGGGAAGTGTTCTCAAAGCATCTGTAGGAGGTGGCAACTGTGGTGGACTAGCGAAAATCAGTATGATACATGGATGTATCATTCGACTTGGTTATGGGTCGTATAGTATTATTAGTGGGGCGTTAGTTGATGCCTATGTGAAATGTGGAAACCTGGCCAATGCAAGTTATATATACAAGAAGATGCAGAACAAGGATAGGATTTCCTGCACTGCGCTAATTACTGGATACGCACGTGaaggtaaaaatataaatgagtGCCTAGAACTGTTTTGTCAATTACATCGGAATCATAGGGAAATTGATAGCATAATTTTGTGCTCTATGATCAACATATGTGCCAATACAGCGTCACTGTCTTTGGGGAGACAACTACATGCTATTGCGATCAAATATCAAAGCACTCTTGATGTGGCAATGAGTAATGTTTTGGTTGATATGTATGCAAAAACAGGAGAAATTGAAGATGCCAACAATGTTTTTCAGCACATGACGAAGAAAAATGTAATATCATGGACGTCAATGATCTCCGCATATGGTGTGCATGGTCGAGGAGTTGATGCAGTTTCATATTTTAAGAAGATGGAGCGCGAAGGCTTTGAGCCAAATGATATAACATTCTTGTCTCTCCTGTTTGCTTGTAGCCATAATGGATTGACTGCTGAAGGATGGGAATGTTTTAGTGAGATggttagaaaatataaaattgttccAAGAGATGAGCATTACTCTTGCCTAGTGGACATTTTCGCACGCAGCGGCTGTTTGAATGAATCATATGATTTGATTTGCAGGATGAATATAAAACCTAGTGCCTCTCTTTGGGGTTCAGTTCTTGGGGCATGTAGCATATATAGCAATATGGACCTTGGGAAGGTAGCAGCCAGGCATTTGTGCAATATCGAACCTACAAATGCAGTTGGCTATGTGGTTCTAGCAAGTATGTATTCTGCAGCTGGCCTATGGGATAGCGCTTGGAAGGAACGGGATGTGGTTCAAACTAGAAGGTTACCAAAAGATCCTGGTTACAGCCTTTTTCATTCTGGCAATGATATGGTAGCACTTCTACCTACTGGCTGA
- the LOC101260401 gene encoding disease resistance protein RPP13-like has translation MAEAAVSYVAERLIDLLQKKIVFLKNVQQGVEGMQNELVRKEIESIQTRILEISNRRERYGIRHIQGLGDGEGSSTTHKKLRELRRSSPLVANKDVVGLEKHVNSVVSILLKEDKRFCVASIVGMGGVGKTTLAKEVYNRTQIRDKFDTRAWLYVSQDYKPKKIVKELILQLANPEEDKVKIVETMDKLSADGLDGMLQRRLKDTCYLIVLDDIWTTEACDLIVRSFPDNDKSSRLLLTSRQKEVVLHADPHATPYKLDVLSKEESWELFLKKVFAEDRECPQDLVDVGKEILEKCDGLPLAITVIGGLLAGKKKQRSLLQKGKDILVKQLMHIWIAHGLIHQKGEQTLEDIVEDYLDELIGRNMLQVILVRADDRVKSCRLHDLLRDFCIMKAREEMFLEVDNPSISLSASRHRVLYSPVKRYEYFGNSKSYIRSLLSFDSSSKLVNLDCICTGSFKLLRVLYIDSPGLKVISDSIGKLCSLKYLGIGWKTCIKKFPHSISRLQNLETIDMPMSRFYSVKVPNVLWKLENLRHILGYINSPSLLKIDLPNNLQTLGSIPVHHWMHHQNLTRMTHLQKVGLLIGSADNLDMNQLCNSLAELKSLQSLCLEVEGRRRIFLVSGLSKLSHVVKLKLKGGLVSMPVNSCVFPPKLCQLTLVNSNLHPDSIQVLEKLANLSVLKLVKAFYHYDRYQEYRIRISENGFRGLKFLRMDQLVFMKAMLLGKGAMAGLECLQIFKCYSLTRLPGELISLSNLEKLELRGMPKEFFARLRVSDLQKLLHIPNVVVGHPSTDYEEWIQEQECSNMAASTTGTWAKRKFSLNL, from the exons atgGCTGAAGCAGCAGTTTCCTATGTTGCAGAGCGGCTTATAGATCTTCTccagaaaaaaattgttttcttgaaaaacGTCCAACAAGGAGTTGAAGGAATGCAAAATGAGCTTGTCA GGAAGGAGATTGAATCGATTCAGACCAGAATTCTTGAAATATCCAACCGTCGTGAAAGATACGGCATCAGGCATATTCAAGGTCTCGGAGATGGGGAAGGGTCAAGCACAACACATAAGAAGCTGCGTGAACTAAGACGCTCCTCTCCCTTGGTTGCCAACAAGGATGTTGTTGGTCTAGAGAAGCATGTGAACTCTGTCGTGTCAATCCTTCTGAAGGAGGACAAACGGTTTTGTGTTGCTTCAATTGTTGGTATGGGGGGCGTCGGCAAGACGACTCTTGCCAAGGAAGTTTATAACCGAACTCAAATCAGAGACAAGTTTGACACTCGGGCATGGCTTTATGTGTCCCAAGATTATAAGCCCAAGAAGATCGTCAAGGAACTCATTTTACAACTGGCAAATCcagaagaagataaagtgaaGATAGTGGAAACGATGGACAAATTGTCAGCGGACGGTTTGGATGGAATGCTCCAGAGGCGTTTGAAAGATACATGCTATCTCATTGTTCTTGATGACATCTGGACGACAGAAGCATGTGATCTCATTGTTAGGTCATTTCCTGACAACGATAAGTCAAGTAGATTGCTACTTACCAGCCGCCAGAAGGAGGTTGTTTTGCATGCAGATCCCCATGCCACACCCTACAAACTTGATGTATTGAGCAAAGAGGAGAGCTGGGAACTCTTTCTCAAGAAAGTATTTGCTGAGGATAGAGAGTGTCCACAGGACTTGGTGGACGTGGGAAAAGAGATTCTGGAAAAATGTGATGGGTTGCCACTGGCAATAACTGTCATAGGAGGTCTCTTGGCTGGGAAGAAGAAGCAAAGAA GCCTTCTCCAAAAAGGCAAAGATATCCTTGTGAAGCAACTCATGCACATATGGATTGCCCATGGTCTTATTCATCAAAAGGGAGAACAAACATTAGAGGACATTGTGGAGGATTATCTTGATGAGCTAATTGGCAGAAATATGCTTCAAGTAATCCTAGTTAGAGCAGATGACAGAGTTAAGAGTTGCCGGCTCCATGATCTCCTACGAGACTTTTGTATAATGAAGGCCAGGGAAGAAATGTTTCTGGAGGTAGATAATCCATCTATATCCCTCTCTGCATCTCGGCACCGTGTCCTTTACTCTCCAGTAAAGAGGTACGAATATTTTGGAAATTCAAAATCGTATATAAGGTCTCTTCTATCCTTTGATTCATCTTCTAAACTAGTTAACCTTGATTGTATTTGTACGGGTAGTTTCAAACTTCTCAGAGTGCTATACATAGACTCTCCTGGTTTAAAGGTGATCTCAGATAGTATTGGGAAACTATGTTCCTTGAAGTACTTAGGCATAGGATGGAAGACATGTATTAAGAAGTTTCCCCATTCAATAAGTCGTCTGCAAAACTTGGAAACGATAGATATGCCCATGTCTAGGTTTTATTCTGTGAAAGTTCCTAATGTCTTATGGAAGTTAGAGAATTTACGGCATATACTTGGTTACATAAATTCCCCCAGCCTATTGAAGATTGACCTACCTAACAATCTCCAAACTCTAGGCAGCATACCTGTTCATCACTGGATGCACCATCAAAACCTGACTAGAATGACTCATCTCCAAAAAGTTGGTTTACTCATTGGAAGTGCTGATAACCTAGACATGAATCAATTATGTAATTCACTTGCAGAGCTTAAGAGCCTTCAATCCTTGTGTTTGGAAGTAGAGGGTAGAAGGAGAATATTTTTGGTTTCTGGTTTATCTAAGTTGAGTCACGTTGTCAAGCTTAAGTTGAAGGGAGGCTTAGTATCAATGCCAGTTAATTCTTGCGTATTTCCACCTAAGCTTTGTCAGCTGACTTTGGTGAACTCAAATCTCCATCCAGATTCAATCCAAGTATTGGAGAAGTTAGCCAACTTGTCAGTTCTAAAACTAGTCAAAGCCTTTTATCATTATGATAGGTATCAAGAGTATAGGATAAGAATATCGGAGAATGGGTTTCGTGGACTCAAGTTTCTCAGGATGGATCAACTAGTGTTTATGAAAGCGATGCTTCTAGGAAAAGGTGCAATGGCAGGACTCGAATGCCTGCAGATCTTCAAATGCTACTCGTTGACGAGGCTCCCAGGAGAGTTGATATCATTGTCTAACCTTGAGAAGCTTGAGCTTCGAGGAATGCCTAAAGAATTTTTTGCTAGGCTTCGAGTTTCGGATTTGCAGAAACTGCTACACATTCCCAACGTTGTGGTTGGACATCCCAGCACAGATTATGAAGAATGGATCCAAGAACAGGAGTGTAGCAATATGGCTGCAAGTACAACGGGAACATGGGCCAAGAGAAAATTTTCCTTGaatctttaa
- the LOC104645890 gene encoding uncharacterized protein At4g18257, whose protein sequence is MAEGGEKKRVVVESLGWLTESTIMPKKIRPIEGVGASSILELKAQLYKSQEEAKRVAKETVHPSAADPNYSHLEIHRAKRKITAKNVFSSKNHGVDAREAKDKLEMKAIKDGSVSYAALERKAKLYDKLVRGELSDGEEGEKYCVDFFRKGQEQEDSEQLQRHDISNTEPRDEDGDDDASLLSDTKAAGLGQAGTFDRSEHKRFVMEVHKEASQAREKASELKLRRQEQVAARREKLKQAYLRKQIEKLKASKTEQT, encoded by the exons ATGGCGGAAGGTGGGGAGAAGAAGAGGGTTGTCGTGGAGTCGTTAGGATGGTTAACGGAATCCACCATCATGCCCAAAAAGATCCGACCAATTGAAGGCGTCGGTGCTTCTTCCATCCTTGAGCTTAAAGCCCAATTATACAAATCTCAAGAAGAGGCCAAACGCGTCGCCAAAGAGACCGTCCACCCTTCTGCTGCTGACCCGAATTATTCCCATCTAGAGATCCATCGTGCAAAGAGGAAGATAACTGCCAAGAACGTCTTTTCGTCTAAAAATCATGGGGTTGATGCCAGAGAGGCCAA GGACAAGCTTGAGATGAAAGCAATCAAGGATGGTTCAGTAAGCTATGCTGCCTTAGAACGAAAGGCTAAGTTATATGATAAGCTGGTGAGGGGTGAGCTTTCTGATGGGGAGGAGGGAGAGAAGTACTGTGTTGACTTCTTTCGGAAGGGCCAGGAGCAGGAAGACTCTGAACAGCTTCAACGGCATGACATTTCTAACACAGAACCAAGAGATGAAGATGGAGATGATGATGCCTCCCTACTATCAGACACAAAAGCTGCAGGACTTGGCCAAGCTGGCACATTTGACCGAAGTGAACACAAGCGTTTCGTTAT GGAAGTTCATAAAGAAGCAAGTCAAGCAAGGGAAAAAGCATCAGAACTCAAGCTACGTAGGCAAGAACAAGTAGCAGCACGTCGAGAAAAACTAAAGCAGGCTTATCTCCGCAAGCAGATTGAGAAATTGAAGGCTTCCAAGACAGAGCAGACATAG
- the LOC104645889 gene encoding uncharacterized protein isoform X2, with translation MRIRKHAKISPLHYAPSIFLQQHGVVLQPHVCQLNQSPWDVITFPAEDLQNDNIINHHTLPSPPAPVPSSYSYKLDGYDSCAVNGTFYDSELSITSMKMEVSDNERKDIDNIVADVPADSGNLEKDGNDNITTMCVKNDGKGWQCSRESKIGHNLCEHHFAQKQYSSSNNESVHSTTTATSTAAVAVAVAAGETTQSSRGRPHRSKKSSSSEFYYYSGFGPLWGKKRGSSSTGKSAQSSSSQIDDEVFDYEDDEDDEYDDNDDERVGNNKLKIKRTRKPIKARSLKSLM, from the exons ATGAGAATAAGGAAGCATGCCAAAATTTCACCGCTCCACTATGCTCCTTCCATATTTCTCCAACAACACGGTGTCGTTTTACAGCCTCACGTTTGTCAGCTCAATCAGTCTCCATGGGATGTAATCACATTCCCTGCTGAAGATTTACAAAACGATAATATTATTAACCACCACACACTTCCTTCTCCTCCGGCACCGGTACCGTCTTCTTATTCTTACAAG TTGGATGGATATGATAGTTGCGCTGTAAATGGGACCTTTTATGATTCTGAACTGAG CATCACGTCGATGAAGATGGAGGTGAGTGATAATGAGAGGAAAGATATTGATAATATCGTCGCTGATGTTCCTGCTGATTCCGGCAATTTGGAGAAAGATGGAAATGATAATATTACAACAATGTGCGTGAAGAATGATGGAAAGGGATGGCAATGCAGTAGAGAATCGAAAATAGGGCATAATTTATGTGAGCACCATTTCGCTCAGAAGCAATACAGTAGTAGCAACAACGAATCAGTTCATTCTACTACTACGGCTACTAGTACTGCTGCTGTGGCTGTGGCTGTGGCGGCAGGTGAGACTACTCAGAGTTCTCGCGGCCGCCCACATCGTTCTAAGAAATCGTCGAGTTCTGAATTTTACTATTATTCGGGTTTTGGTCCTTTATGGGGCAAAAAAAGAGGTTCATCTTCGACTGGGAAGTCTGCACAATCTTCATCTTCTCAAATAGATGATGAAGTCTTTGATTATGAGGACGATGAGGATGACGAGTACGACGATAATGATGATGAAAGAGTTGGAAACAATAAGCTGAAGATCAAAAGAACCCGTAAGCCCATTAAAGCTAGGTCACTCAAatctttaatgtaa
- the LOC104645889 gene encoding uncharacterized protein isoform X1 codes for MRIRKHAKISPLHYAPSIFLQQHGVVLQPHVCQLNQSPWDVITFPAEDLQNDNIINHHTLPSPPAPVPSSYSYKLDGYDSCAVNGTFYDSELSSITSMKMEVSDNERKDIDNIVADVPADSGNLEKDGNDNITTMCVKNDGKGWQCSRESKIGHNLCEHHFAQKQYSSSNNESVHSTTTATSTAAVAVAVAAGETTQSSRGRPHRSKKSSSSEFYYYSGFGPLWGKKRGSSSTGKSAQSSSSQIDDEVFDYEDDEDDEYDDNDDERVGNNKLKIKRTRKPIKARSLKSLM; via the exons ATGAGAATAAGGAAGCATGCCAAAATTTCACCGCTCCACTATGCTCCTTCCATATTTCTCCAACAACACGGTGTCGTTTTACAGCCTCACGTTTGTCAGCTCAATCAGTCTCCATGGGATGTAATCACATTCCCTGCTGAAGATTTACAAAACGATAATATTATTAACCACCACACACTTCCTTCTCCTCCGGCACCGGTACCGTCTTCTTATTCTTACAAG TTGGATGGATATGATAGTTGCGCTGTAAATGGGACCTTTTATGATTCTGAACTGAG tagCATCACGTCGATGAAGATGGAGGTGAGTGATAATGAGAGGAAAGATATTGATAATATCGTCGCTGATGTTCCTGCTGATTCCGGCAATTTGGAGAAAGATGGAAATGATAATATTACAACAATGTGCGTGAAGAATGATGGAAAGGGATGGCAATGCAGTAGAGAATCGAAAATAGGGCATAATTTATGTGAGCACCATTTCGCTCAGAAGCAATACAGTAGTAGCAACAACGAATCAGTTCATTCTACTACTACGGCTACTAGTACTGCTGCTGTGGCTGTGGCTGTGGCGGCAGGTGAGACTACTCAGAGTTCTCGCGGCCGCCCACATCGTTCTAAGAAATCGTCGAGTTCTGAATTTTACTATTATTCGGGTTTTGGTCCTTTATGGGGCAAAAAAAGAGGTTCATCTTCGACTGGGAAGTCTGCACAATCTTCATCTTCTCAAATAGATGATGAAGTCTTTGATTATGAGGACGATGAGGATGACGAGTACGACGATAATGATGATGAAAGAGTTGGAAACAATAAGCTGAAGATCAAAAGAACCCGTAAGCCCATTAAAGCTAGGTCACTCAAatctttaatgtaa